A stretch of the Lolium perenne isolate Kyuss_39 chromosome 3, Kyuss_2.0, whole genome shotgun sequence genome encodes the following:
- the LOC127339179 gene encoding horcolin-like gives MSCAPPATAACRTRTNAYVSCFITTGYTRCFVPTSYSRCLGLERVLGSARVACRNGCSVAKMLYHEKAEHQKTCIAHEIVKKRGTAVMKMGPCGGDGGDFRQTALCNANYVIVSVVINHGNAVDAVTVLLGQEGCTRAAGSKCGGQGGKRSEFRLEPGEYLTSVEGHYGQFNGIVVVRSLKFVSNIRTYGPYGKEDGAAFALPAGASGKIVGFHFKCGQFIDAIGTYVKMD, from the exons ATGTCGTGTGCTCCACCTGCTACGGCAGCCTGCCGGACAAGGACAAATGCGTACGTGTCCTGCTTCATCACCACGGGCTACACCCGCTGCTTCGTCCCCACGTCCTACAGCCGCTGCCTGGGCCTCGAGCGCGTCCTGGGATCTGCCCGCGTCGCTTGCCGGAACGGCTGCTCCGTCGCCAAGATGCTGTACCACGAGAAGGCGGAGCACCAGAAGACGTGCATCGCTCATGAGATCGTGAAGAAGCGgggaacagcggtgatgaagatgggtcCTTGCGGAGGTGACGGCGGCGACTTCAGGCAGACGGCCTTGTGCAACGCCAACTATGTCATTGTGTCGGTCGTCATCAACCACGGGAACGCCGTGGACGCCGTTACCGTCCTGCTCGGTCAGGAGGGCTGCACCCGGGCGGCGGGCAGCAAATGCGGCGGACAAGGCGGCAAGCGCTCTGAG TTCCGTCTGGAGCCGGGCGAGTACTTGACAAGCGTGGAAGGCCACTACGGCCAGTTCAACGGCATAGTCGTCGTAAGGTCGCTCAAGTTCGTGAGCAACATTCGCACGTATGGGCCGTACGGGAAGGAGGACGGCGCGGCATTCGCACTCCCAGCCGGCGCCAGCGGCAAGATCGTCGGTTTTCACTTCAAATGCGGCCAATTCATCGACGCGATCGGGACCTACGTCAAGATGGACTAG